Proteins encoded together in one Microcebus murinus isolate Inina chromosome 16, M.murinus_Inina_mat1.0, whole genome shotgun sequence window:
- the INAFM1 gene encoding putative transmembrane protein INAFM1: protein MLEWTVGSMGEDWAKAEGRSCSAGRGSSVERGRAWGRGRAGPRLEGPPLGGVTTPGGAGSGRAVGTARRSWGAVRGGACAAAVRAEWAAGMRGTSCVGGGGESPGGSGLSEGPRGRWLRLAPVCAYFLCVSLAAVLLAVYYGLIWVPTRPPAGPAGPLPSAPSPPCAARPGAPPAPAPAAASISCLLGAPGGPRPQLQLPPSRRRRRRSDPSRGQSRQTPRETPEAAGG from the coding sequence ATGCTGGAGTGGACAGTCGGGAGCATGGGAGAAGACTGGGCTAAGGCTGAGGGGCGGAGTTGCAGCGCTGGGCGAGGCTCGAGTGTGGAAAGGGGGCGGGcttgggggcggggccgggcgggcccACGCCTGGAAGGCCCGCCCCTCGGGGGCGTGACCACGCCTGGCGGGGCGGGGTCGGGGCGGGCGGTTGGGACCGCTAGGCGGTCCTGGGGGGCCGTGCGGGGCGGGGCCTGTGCGGCCGCGGTGCGGGCCGAGTGGGCTGCGGGGATGCGAGGCACGAGCTGTGTGGGCGGTGGCGGCGAAAGCCCCGGCGGCTCCGGGCTGAGCGAGGGCCCGCGGGGTCGCTGGCTGCGCCTGGCCCCGGTCTGCGCCTACTTCCTCTGCGTCTCGCTGGCCGCCGTGCTGCTAGCCGTGTACTACGGGCTCATCTGGGTCCCCACGCGGCCCCCCGCGGGCCCCGCCGGCCCGCTGCCCAGCGCGCCGTCCCCTCCGTGCGCTGCCCGCCCGGGCGCGCCGCCTGCTCCAGCTCCCGCCGCTGCGTCCATCTCCTGCCTCCTGGGAGCCCCTGGCGGGCCGCGACCCCAGCTCCAGCTGCCACCGagccgccgccgtcgccgccgcaGCGACCCCAGCCGTGGCCAAAGTCGCCAGACGCCCAGAGAGACGCCAGAGGCCGCGGGGGGGTGA